One Arachis hypogaea cultivar Tifrunner chromosome 2, arahy.Tifrunner.gnm2.J5K5, whole genome shotgun sequence genomic window, TTGTGCTTATTATATTACATTCTCACCTTTTGATCACATACTTGTATCCTTCTCAAAGGTTGATTTATGAAAAAACATGTATTTTATTTACTTCTGGTTTGTATTATACTTTCTAGCCGGCCTTATTTTCGCAGGTCGAGACTAGTATTTATTATGTATCTCCTTTTGAATCATATATATTTCTGTCATTTCTGTATATCATTGACATTTCGAGTGCGATGCACTTATTGTTCTGTCATCTTTCTTCACAAGCTCCTAACTATATTATTATCCTTATGTACCTTTAAGTTTAGATGTCGTAATATCTCATCACCTCTGACTTACGACTATAGCGTCAGGCTTTATGTGGCAGGGTattacacaaaaaaattacaaattgaaaaataaaaaaattactttggCTCTAAAACTCAAACTCATAGACCATAAAAGAAATACTATATAACTTTTAGTAGGACAAAATTAATTATAGAAATTGATATAAATATCACTTTTATACTAATTGATACACAtgtgcacaacaaaattattaatttaaatatcatataaatgcttaatatatatgaattatattataataattaacaattaaaattattgacGATTAGAAtagtttattaaatattaattttcatataattataaaaaatattttttaaaaaaaagtgaagaagagagaaacaaGTATCAGAGTGCGTCATGTTAACATTTTTGgctctaaaatattatcaatcatagaataatataattttaaaaatttctataaaaaccaTTCATGTTCTAAAAAATTaatccaaaacaaaaataaatagtataaaataaattatttgatttACTCTTAGAACAGAACATAATTTTCCTATTTTACGAAACTTATTTGGCTTCAAATTCAAATGTGATAGGATTCACATTTTCTACATATGAATATGGCTGTAAAGTTATTTCAGGTAGacccattatttttattttattttatttttctacataCAACTATACAGCTCGAAAGGGAAATTGAGTCACATGAgactatgagagagagagagcgcaTATTATTATTCTAATTGCACTTCTCACAGTGTAAGTATTCAACGCACACATGATTATCCATCAAATTGCCCCTCAAAATAAGTGTAATAATCATCACATGTCCCAAGAAAACTAGAGCCTTTAATAATTAGtattagaaaacaaaacaaagcaGCACCAAATGAAACCTGAATATCCAAAGATCACAATCAAGCTCCAAATCCTCTCAAAGTAATGAGGGACAGCACCATAATTTGACTCAAGGCATGGATTTTAAATTTCCAAGTTCACAcgcacaaaaaaaataataataaagataatactaaaatatgaataATACACTTAACATATAATGCTTTATTATATTCTTTCCTTTGCATTCAACCTTTATCCCCATCTCGTACAGAGACAAAAAAACAGAGGGGGAAGGGAAACCACAAAACAAAAACATCATTCTAATAAGTTCTCATCAGATCTTATTACAATGATGATAGCTCAGTTGCATAGTATGATTGCAACAAtaataattgttgttgttgttgcaaaGATAAATGTGGGAGTGAATTCAGCTCCAGAAGCTGATAAGGTAACCAATTTGCCAGGGCAACCACCAGTGAAGTTCCAGCAATATGCTGGTTACATTACTGTGGATGAGAAGCAACAAAGATCTTTGTTTTACTACTTTGTTGAAGCACAAGTTGAACCTGCTTCCAAGCCATTGGTTCTATGGTTAAATGGAGGTatgattctttttttctttttatttcttttggacTTGGTTGTTGTGTATGTTTAAGCCACTTTATTGTTTTGAGCTCTttcctttaaaaataaataaataaataaataattgaatcAAGATTTTttgtctataaaaaataattgcGTCTTTATTTCTGATTTTACAATCAAATGGATCTCTATTTTTATTGTTTCAGTATCAGATACAGCATCAAAACATAGCTCTAAAACTCTAAAAGAACTGGTTAAAAGAGATTCAAGTATAAATAGCTTAGTTCGTATAAGATTCATGACAAAGTGCAATTGAATCATTTGATTGATTTAGCCGAATTCACCAAGTGGAATAATACTTACGGGTTTTATTAGATATACAATAACTTTTGtgaataatgtgaacaatgggCTCTAGAATtgacccaataaaataaaaagaatactcTTGTCCCAAATTACCTAGTAAATCGAACATCCAGTCATTGTTAACTGTGTATGAGAAAaccgaataaaaaaaataaccacTATCCAACTAAAAATcaacataatcatctgcatacttattaattgaatatctgatatatctattattcacaaTGTTTAATATTCTCATTGTCTCTCTATACTTTTCCGTTACTTGCTGTTGTGGCAAAGACATTGTTTTCAATCCTTGATTTTTTGAATCTGAAAGTTCCTGTTCATATCAAAGTAAAATTTGGTTTCTATAGGGCCTGGCTGTTCTTCTGTTGGAGCCGGAGCTTTCGTCGAACATGGTCCATTTAAACCAAGCGAAAATGTTCTTCTCAAGAATGATTATAGTTGGAACCAAGGTAATTTAATCCCAGTTATTCTGAAAAGataccattttaaaaaaaaaattatgtaacatTTTTATGTCCTTTAATTTCAATCAAAATTGCTTGTTGCAGAGGCAAATATGCTGTACTTGGAATCACCGGCTGGTGTTGGTTTCTCCTACTCTGCCAATAAATCTTTCTATGAATATGTTAATGATGAAATGACAGgttctttaatttcattttattttgttaaaagagTTAGATGAGTTtggacttttggttgaacttGAATTGCTATTAATACCTCTTAATCTTTTTATCTTAGTTTGTATTCAGATTTTGATATCATATTTCATGAATCTAATTAGGGTTTAATTTCCCTTATTTTATAGCAAGGGATAATCTTGTATTCTTACAGAATTGGTTCACCAAATTCCCAGAGTACAAAAACAGTGATTTCTTTATTACAGGGGAGAGTTATGCAGGTACTATCTtattaagtaaatttaattaataatcttcTTGTTTTTCATCAGCCACCTTGATTCATATTTTCTGTTCCATTGTATTTGTCAGTTGTCACTCtaatttttctataaatttatgaattaaatagataaattatttatttattagaaatataaaaactttgaattttcaatgagaacttttttttattgttttattaattAATGCCCTTAAAACACTTAttgactaaattttaaattcattgttgaatttttattttattaatgctaGAGAGAcaaacttgtcttatttaatatttattaattattgaggtaagttttagttattttttattagttttttttgttattaaacatTTTCGTTTTCATTTATACCAATAAACCATAAATGCAGTCAAAACTACTCTAATACTTTCTCTCCTCATTAATTAAGGATTATTTTCTAAGGTAACTTTAAATTTCCAAtgctaatatttattttaattattcaatttatattaaaaaaactaaataaaaataattatacaaagTGTCAAAATTTAATTGATTCTCATCAAAATGATTTGATCTTTTTAAATTAAGGTCAATCTCATTTCATCTATTTTTTTCAATGCAAATTCCAATTTCAAAAGAATTCACTTCTTGTAAATGTCAAAAGTGATACTCTAAAGATATTCTATTGGAGTTACTCTTAGTTTCAAGTTCTTAAATGTAAATTTAACTAAAgtaacaacgttaaaaaaaataaggaattattattattattattattattattattattgatttagGCAACAATTTAGtgtaattcataattaaattttcagGTCACTATGTACCACAACTTGCACAACTCATTGTTCAAAGCAAGACAAAGTTCAATTTCAAGGGTATAGCAGTGAGTGCACAAATGACAAAAGCTTGAGTGATAGTAATTAAACTATATATGTGACATAATAAATGCTAATTTGATTAGGACTTAATTGTTGCAGATAGGAAACCCTCTTCTGGAATTCAACACAGATTTCAATTCAAGGGCAGAGTATTTCTGGTCCCATGGACTAATATCTGATTCAACTTATGAAATGTTCACTAAAGTCTGTAACTACTCCCAAATTAGGAGACAACTTCAAAGTGGAACATTAAATGGGGTTTGTGCAGCCATAAATAAAATAGTGTCCACAGAAGTTGGGAGATATGTTGATGCATATGATATCACTCTTGATGTGTGTCTATCAGCAGCAGATCAACAAGCTTATGTGCTCAATCAACTTAGCCAACTGGTAATTCATTCTTCATGCATTTACTATGGAAAATATACCTCGATGCTCTAGAAACCACGTTTATACTGGAAATGGATCCTTTCCATTTTTTTGAACACTTAAAGAGAATAAAATGTGATCTCTcacctttaattctataagtgggaCCAAAATTAAATAGGAGAGAGAATAATGAATGGTGAGATTGAACACTGACACCatccaggtttttttttttcactaaagaGGATCCACTCCCCATTTATACTTACTAGGAGAGTGCTAGGTAAACAATAattattgcttttattttttcctGTTTCAAATTCTTTGCCATTTTGATCAATTTTGTTTTCTCACAATATTTATTGttactcttctttctttttttgtagAATTTATTATTGGGTTCTCCCTTATAtctataattaaattagttatcgTATTAGAGAAAACTAAATGTTATTTTGCATTTTTCACGTGAAGAAACACTATGAAGCACGAACActttcggacacgacactcaccgacactcaTCCGACACACGTGTTTGTTGTGTTTCACATGTCAGCGTGTccggtcttattcttaacatatattcttaaaatatatttaaatataatatatattattatttattaaaacaagaaatattttaaatacttgatataattaaaataagacattaaaaataatttaaaaatttaatttatattttaatatcaataaaatatcaaaatttcatTTAGATTTATctaactttatattttatatgtcatgtcgaattttaaaatttgcatGTCGAAATGTCCTGCGTGATGTCGTGTTCCGTATCCGTGTCAGTATCCGTGCATCATAGGAAGAAACTCTTGGAAGCTAACATTACCAGCCAATATTCCAACTAACAGTTAACCTaagaaaaaaacatttaaaactcttaaaaacaaaaatatctgaaattcaatttaaaaaaatattcgaaaTCTAAATCCAATAAAAGCTCATCTTTAATGGGCTTTATATTGGTTTTGTTTGACTATATGCTATAGTATTGGTTGAAATTTATTGTTATAGTGTTGGGTTCTAGCATTACTCTTTCATGCAAGATATGTAGTCTTGTAACTGTATCTTTtagattactttttattttagatttcATACATCATGTGTATTTAGCCTAAGTAAAAGATAATTTGGAACAAAAGAAGTAAAATTTATGATTATTATAAATGATAAATCTTGTATCGAAGTTGTTCAGTTAATGTGTGTGTGCGCCTTGCAGCAAGAGGGAGAGAAGATTGATGTGTGTGTGGAAGATGAAACAATCACatatttgaataaaaaagatGTGCAACAAGCTTTCCATGCTAAGCTTGAAGGGATCACTAGATGGTCAACTTGCAGCGAGTTAGTTTTTTGCCTTTCAAATTCACTCTTGAGATTTTTTTTGACCACCTATCCATCTTTTCATATCTTATAAGTTTTGACAACACTTACTTTATCATcgttaaatttcaaattttatcataAACATCGTTCTAATCAGTAATGCATGCTTAAGTGTTGTTTCTACTGTCAAATTGAATTGAGTGGCCTAATTTTGGGTTGTACTTGTACAATCTTCACTATTTCTATTCGAGTAAATTACCAATTATGCTTCCAAACTTGTAAAACACTGACGATAATAATCCTAATATTTGTTAACGATAATTATAcccttgaaaaatttaaaaacgcTACAAATTTGTCCAGCTGTGAAGAGAACCTTTTTCCATTAAACTGAACTTGGTGATGTGGCAGATGGAATTTACACGTGACCTccgttaatattaatattaatttgatTTGCTTTGTTTTACAGCGTTCTCAAATATGACATGCAGAATCTAGAGGTTCCAACCATTTCTATCCTAGGAACACTTGTTAAGTCTGGTATTAGAGTTCTAGTATACAGGTAAGTAAAACTTTCctttattttctataataatcaTGTTAAgtagtttaattaattaattaattaattatatcatcaTACATTACACCTGCCACTAGTCCACTAGTCCAGTTACAGGTTACATGGAGCGCGGTTCAAGCTTTCCATGATTCCTGCTTGTGGACCCCAGAATTTAATGTTTACTAATAATGGATTAACAAATGTTTTGAAGTCACTACACTTtttcaaaccaaaaaaaaaagtcattacACTTGATAAGAAAGCAATTAAAAAACTTTACTAAAATTGAAGgttttgaatttgatatattaaaaactgaaaagaaagTATAACTTTTATTTACATAATGCCCATAGCTTTTTCATTGTTCTgtttatcatttatttatttttgctgtATTATTTATACAGTAATATTACATGAccaataattttaataacaagatttaattaaattggtctaataatttattttgacacaataaaaattaattaaaaaagaaagaaagagatgcataaaaaaattaattaaacttaattataaaaataacttattcacCATACACTTCTCAAAGCCTGAAACAATTGTTTATTAGGAATTATAGTACTTTTGAAATTAGAAGTGTTGTAGTCCATATAAGAAAAGGAATTACATCAAAGAAGGGTAGTTTGAAAGACTCTTAAAAGTTTGCTAAAGAGGTGTTTGAGTTTTCAAACAGTACAAATTAATATTTTGCTTTTGGTGAACAAAATGTTGTTATGATTGTGTTTTCTGCTTTTAAAATTTAGGAAAGATTATGAaagtactaataaaaatatttttaaaattaaaatgtctaatataattttatatattaattgtcACGAATTACTCTGCACATGACTGGTGCATAGAAAATTCATTTCTAGCAAACTTGGGAAGTAGATTTCACCATTTCACAGAAAAACAAAGTTGGGAAATACATTAATGATTAGTAtctgaatttcttttatttttttttttttactatatttaCACATGCTGATATATCATATTTAACACAATTCATCATAATTTTGGAGAATTTTAGTTTAAGGGTTCTACATTAGTGAATAgtatctgaattttttttactatatttagatttattatgattattttaaaacttaaaattaattttaacaaacaCTATTAATTTAGCTTGTTTAAGCTATATCTattaaagttatttttattttattttatcagatGTAATtcttacaatttttgaaaaaacatatttaaaaagtaaaaaaaaagagaaactttTGAAAACATTACAAAAACTAGTGAAATAGTCTAATTGAGAAAATCACACCAAAGGTAAATAATGTTTTTCAAAGTTTCTAGATGCTGCATCAAAGATGAGAAAGATTTtgcaaaatgaagaagaaaaagtgggaagaggaaaaaaaaaagtgaaaagaaaCTATCAAAAGAGAGACATAAGTGGATATAAATATGTTTATAAGATTGTGAcctacaaatagcatttttttttccttttcttctaaATACG contains:
- the LOC112745057 gene encoding serine carboxypeptidase-like 45; translation: MLYYILSFAFNLYPHLVQRQKNRGGRETTKQKHHSNKFSSDLITMMIAQLHSMIATIIIVVVVAKINVGVNSAPEADKVTNLPGQPPVKFQQYAGYITVDEKQQRSLFYYFVEAQVEPASKPLVLWLNGGPGCSSVGAGAFVEHGPFKPSENVLLKNDYSWNQEANMLYLESPAGVGFSYSANKSFYEYVNDEMTARDNLVFLQNWFTKFPEYKNSDFFITGESYAGHYVPQLAQLIVQSKTKFNFKGIAIGNPLLEFNTDFNSRAEYFWSHGLISDSTYEMFTKVCNYSQIRRQLQSGTLNGVCAAINKIVSTEVGRYVDAYDITLDVCLSAADQQAYVLNQLSQLQEGEKIDVCVEDETITYLNKKDVQQAFHAKLEGITRWSTCSDVLKYDMQNLEVPTISILGTLVKSGIRVLVYSGDQDSVLPLTGTRTLVNGLAKELGLNTTESYRAWFGGRQVAGWTQVYGDMLSFATIRGASHEAPFSQPERSLVLLKAFVEGKSLPGIISLT